The following are encoded together in the Adhaeribacter arboris genome:
- a CDS encoding glycoside hydrolase family 43 protein, with protein sequence MRFLISLFICLFTLSSFAQINSSVTYRNPVIAGDFADPSVIRVGDTYYAAGTSSEWGPAYPIYSSKDLVNWQYVGPVFKTLPSWTMGSYWAPELYYHNGTFYVYYTARRKSDQHSYIGVATTKDLSQGFTDKGCLLEWTNEAIDAFVIEDAGKLYITWKAYGLDKGKAIQILGRELTPDGLKVTGEVFTLLQAEPNNWEAGGVEGQAIFKKGRYFYMTYSGNACCGPECNYQVGFARAEKLQGPWEKYAGNPVLKGDQNWRCPGHGTVVTTPDSRYFYLHHAYNGTDFIFTGRQGVLSELVWDNKTGWPTFRYGNTPPDQAASPFNVAQQQNLHVTTSFEKKDKQLPWVWDVSQPKPEFKQENGFLQLTPDNYAQLAGSFLGLVIKKGTYTFTAEFLPQDKVLQSVCVYGDAKNALGVGVSKDSLELWQVKDGRRQILQKHPLPNSKSPIRLTMTSKQGKFYQFSWKDTRGKSGSIKDVPLDGTFLPRWDRAPRLGISVREEGKATGTVGSVSLTYD encoded by the coding sequence ATGCGTTTTTTAATTAGTCTATTTATTTGCCTGTTTACTTTATCGAGCTTTGCCCAAATAAATTCATCCGTAACTTACCGCAACCCAGTTATTGCCGGCGATTTTGCTGATCCTTCGGTTATTCGCGTCGGGGATACTTATTATGCCGCGGGTACTTCTTCTGAATGGGGGCCAGCATATCCTATTTATTCTTCGAAGGATTTAGTTAACTGGCAATACGTGGGACCGGTTTTTAAAACCCTGCCTTCCTGGACCATGGGCAGTTACTGGGCTCCGGAGTTATATTACCATAATGGTACATTTTACGTGTATTACACGGCTCGCCGCAAATCTGACCAGCATTCTTACATCGGAGTGGCCACCACAAAAGATTTAAGCCAAGGCTTTACGGATAAGGGTTGTTTATTAGAATGGACCAACGAAGCCATTGACGCCTTCGTGATAGAAGATGCCGGGAAACTTTACATTACCTGGAAAGCCTATGGCCTGGATAAAGGAAAAGCTATCCAGATTCTGGGCCGGGAACTTACTCCCGACGGACTTAAAGTAACCGGGGAAGTATTTACCTTACTACAAGCCGAACCCAATAATTGGGAAGCTGGTGGCGTAGAAGGTCAAGCCATTTTCAAAAAAGGCCGTTATTTTTACATGACTTATTCGGGTAATGCTTGTTGCGGACCCGAATGCAATTACCAGGTGGGGTTTGCCCGGGCGGAAAAATTGCAAGGACCTTGGGAAAAATACGCGGGAAACCCGGTATTAAAAGGAGACCAAAATTGGAGATGCCCCGGCCACGGAACGGTAGTAACTACGCCGGATAGCCGCTATTTTTATTTGCACCATGCTTACAATGGAACCGATTTTATATTTACGGGCCGGCAAGGAGTACTCAGTGAGCTAGTTTGGGATAACAAAACCGGGTGGCCAACATTTAGATATGGCAACACGCCACCTGATCAAGCAGCTTCTCCCTTTAATGTTGCTCAGCAACAAAACTTACATGTAACGACGAGTTTTGAAAAAAAAGATAAACAACTTCCTTGGGTTTGGGATGTAAGCCAACCAAAGCCAGAATTTAAGCAAGAAAATGGATTTTTGCAACTTACCCCTGATAATTACGCCCAGCTGGCCGGTAGCTTTTTGGGCCTGGTAATTAAAAAAGGTACCTATACCTTTACGGCCGAATTTCTTCCACAAGACAAAGTGCTGCAAAGCGTTTGTGTTTACGGCGATGCTAAAAATGCCCTGGGAGTTGGGGTAAGCAAGGATTCCCTGGAATTATGGCAAGTAAAAGACGGTCGCCGGCAAATTTTACAAAAGCATCCTTTGCCGAACAGCAAATCACCTATCCGTTTAACGATGACTAGTAAACAAGGTAAATTTTACCAATTTAGTTGGAAAGATACTAGGGGAAAATCAGGTTCAATAAAGGACGTGCCTTTAGATGGCACTTTTCTACCGCGTTGGGACCGGGCGCCCCGGTTAGGCATCAGTGTAAGGGAAGAGGGGAAGGCAACCGGAACGGTTGGTTCAGTAAGTCTTACATACGATTAA
- the arsS gene encoding arsenosugar biosynthesis radical SAM (seleno)protein ArsS (Some members of this family are selenoproteins.), translating into MKTLKRQEHSLADSFIQLQVLNQATQQGTQFPAFAQKLKQSGLVPYQPTGITIFQMNLGKMCNQVCKHCHVDAGPDRREIMTRATMEECLTALAGSDIPLVDLTGGAPEMNPDFRWLVEQLTLLGKKVMVRCNLTIILANKKYHDLPEFYKEHQVHVVSSLPYFTAARTNAQRGDGVFEDSIKALQMLNTVGYGQVGSGLEIDLVYNPSGAFLPGNQLALQNEFKKKLKAAYNIAFNNLFAITNLPISRFLDYLIESNNYDGYMEKLVNAYNPTAAANTMCRNTLSIGWDGYLYDCDFNQMLDLKVSTPGAQHISQFDLEELNNRSIVVNQHCYGCTAGAGSSCGGATA; encoded by the coding sequence ATGAAAACATTAAAAAGGCAGGAACATTCATTAGCCGATTCCTTTATTCAGTTACAAGTTTTAAATCAGGCCACGCAGCAGGGAACCCAGTTCCCTGCTTTTGCCCAAAAATTAAAGCAATCCGGATTAGTGCCTTACCAACCCACCGGAATTACTATCTTTCAGATGAACCTGGGCAAAATGTGCAACCAGGTATGTAAACACTGCCACGTAGACGCGGGTCCGGACCGCCGGGAAATAATGACTCGTGCTACCATGGAAGAATGTTTAACCGCTTTGGCCGGCTCGGATATACCCCTTGTAGATTTAACCGGTGGCGCGCCAGAAATGAACCCGGATTTTCGTTGGCTGGTAGAGCAGCTTACCTTATTGGGCAAAAAAGTAATGGTTAGATGTAATCTCACGATTATATTAGCCAATAAAAAATACCACGATTTGCCCGAGTTTTATAAAGAGCACCAGGTACATGTGGTTTCGTCGCTGCCTTATTTTACGGCGGCCCGCACCAATGCCCAACGCGGCGATGGGGTTTTTGAAGATTCTATTAAGGCTCTTCAAATGTTAAATACGGTTGGTTATGGCCAGGTAGGTTCCGGCCTCGAAATAGACTTAGTGTATAATCCGTCGGGTGCTTTTTTACCGGGTAACCAATTAGCCTTGCAAAATGAATTTAAAAAGAAACTGAAAGCAGCTTATAACATTGCGTTCAATAATTTATTTGCGATTACCAATTTGCCCATCAGTCGTTTTTTAGATTACTTAATTGAAAGCAATAATTACGACGGCTACATGGAAAAACTGGTAAATGCTTATAATCCAACGGCGGCGGCCAACACCATGTGCCGCAATACCCTTTCAATCGGCTGGGATGGTTATTTGTACGACTGCGATTTTAATCAGATGCTCGATTTAAAAGTAAGTACGCCCGGTGCGCAGCACATCAGCCAGTTTGATTTAGAAGAATTAAATAATCGTTCTATTGTTGTCAATCAGCATTGCTATGGTTGCACCGCGGGCGCGGGTTCCAGCTGCGGAGGGGCCACCGCTTAA
- a CDS encoding arsenosugar biosynthesis-associated peroxidase-like protein, whose translation MSKTYYNPDDLKKFGNISEFQPELAAKFFSYYGEVFKEGELTEREKSLIALAVAHTVQCPYCIDAYSVDSLEKGATEGQMMEAIHVAAAIKGGALLVHGVQMMNKVKELTM comes from the coding sequence ATGAGCAAAACTTATTATAACCCCGATGATTTAAAAAAATTTGGTAATATAAGCGAATTTCAACCCGAACTGGCCGCTAAGTTTTTCAGCTACTACGGCGAAGTTTTTAAAGAAGGCGAACTGACCGAGCGGGAAAAATCGTTGATTGCTTTAGCTGTGGCCCATACCGTACAATGCCCTTATTGTATTGATGCTTATTCCGTGGATTCCCTGGAAAAAGGGGCTACAGAAGGACAAATGATGGAAGCTATTCACGTAGCGGCCGCTATAAAAGGGGGAGCGTTGCTGGTACACGGAGTGCAGATGATGAACAAAGTGAAAGAATTGACCATGTAA
- the sdaAB gene encoding L-serine ammonia-lyase, iron-sulfur-dependent subunit beta, with the protein MAEKSSIFDMIGPVMIGPSSSHTAGVVRIARAAIRILGETPRTATITFYNSFARTYEGHGSDRAVVAGLLDFATDDVHLRDAFTYAAEAGLQYTFRSVGNASTLHPNTVKLELTGATNQVEVIGESRGGGVIRIVEVDGFSCDFSATLHTLIIDADDMKGSIAFIGSVIAHDDCNIATMNVSRRAKNELARQFIQMDTGLKPITLQYLSQLSWIKKITYIPNIDL; encoded by the coding sequence ATGGCCGAAAAAAGCAGTATTTTTGACATGATCGGACCGGTTATGATTGGTCCTTCGAGTTCGCATACCGCCGGCGTGGTACGAATTGCGCGAGCCGCTATCCGGATATTAGGGGAAACACCGCGCACGGCGACGATTACTTTCTATAATTCATTTGCCCGTACCTACGAAGGCCACGGCTCGGACCGGGCGGTTGTTGCCGGCTTACTCGATTTTGCCACCGACGATGTTCATTTGAGAGATGCTTTTACTTACGCCGCCGAAGCGGGATTACAATACACGTTTCGTTCCGTAGGCAATGCCTCTACCCTCCACCCCAATACGGTAAAGCTAGAGTTAACCGGCGCCACCAACCAAGTAGAAGTTATCGGTGAAAGTCGGGGCGGCGGCGTTATCCGCATTGTGGAAGTAGATGGTTTTTCGTGCGATTTTTCGGCCACTTTACATACTTTAATTATTGATGCCGACGATATGAAAGGCAGCATTGCTTTTATTGGCAGTGTCATCGCCCACGATGATTGTAATATTGCCACCATGAATGTATCCCGGCGCGCTAAAAACGAACTAGCCCGCCAATTTATACAAATGGATACCGGTTTAAAACCCATTACGCTTCAATACCTTAGTCAGTTAAGCTGGATAAAAAAAATCACCTACATTCCCAACATCGACCTATGA
- a CDS encoding tryptophan 2,3-dioxygenase family protein, with product MRIILNGLPKGYHQNKNLTLSLQAKLFSFCLMSMPLEPQVLEQLKKLEEKYSALGQDLAAYLEGLYHSDFLNYWNYIHLDTLLSLQTPRTTFPDEKIFILYHQITELYFKLCLNEYEQIGNLPEEALSELILRISRINRYFENLIDSFDVMVDGMDPKEFLQFRMSLMPASGFQSVQFRMIEICSTDLKNLMDKEKRNALGLTAGHEEMMGCIYWKEGATEVDSGTKTLTLLQFEEKYADTLSVFALKFKDKNVWAVVKRLPEADQQNPKLLRQLKLLDSNVNVNWPLMHFKSAVRYLKNEKESLAATGGTNWQQYLPPKFQKRIFFPSIWTDQEIEDWGKGWVEKVLSDL from the coding sequence ATGCGAATAATTTTAAATGGGTTGCCCAAAGGATATCACCAGAATAAAAATTTAACCTTAAGTTTACAGGCAAAACTATTTTCCTTTTGTTTAATGAGCATGCCATTGGAGCCGCAGGTATTAGAACAACTAAAAAAGCTGGAAGAAAAATATTCGGCTTTAGGTCAGGATCTCGCTGCCTACCTGGAAGGATTGTATCACTCCGATTTTTTAAATTATTGGAATTATATTCACCTGGATACGCTGTTAAGTTTGCAAACCCCGCGAACTACTTTTCCGGACGAGAAAATTTTTATTTTGTATCACCAAATTACCGAGCTTTACTTTAAGCTTTGCCTGAATGAATACGAACAGATTGGAAACTTACCCGAAGAGGCTCTGTCGGAGTTAATTTTACGCATCAGCCGGATTAACCGTTATTTCGAAAACTTGATCGATTCGTTTGATGTGATGGTTGATGGCATGGACCCGAAAGAATTTTTACAGTTCCGGATGTCGTTAATGCCGGCCAGTGGCTTTCAGTCGGTGCAGTTTCGGATGATTGAAATTTGCTCGACCGATTTAAAAAACCTGATGGATAAAGAAAAGCGCAACGCCCTGGGTTTAACCGCCGGTCACGAAGAAATGATGGGTTGCATTTATTGGAAAGAAGGCGCAACAGAAGTGGATTCCGGTACTAAAACCTTAACCTTACTGCAATTCGAAGAAAAATACGCCGATACGCTTTCGGTATTTGCTTTAAAATTTAAAGATAAAAACGTTTGGGCCGTGGTAAAACGCTTGCCCGAAGCCGACCAGCAAAATCCAAAATTATTGCGCCAGTTGAAATTGCTGGATAGCAACGTAAATGTAAACTGGCCCTTAATGCATTTTAAATCAGCGGTGCGTTATTTAAAGAACGAGAAAGAAAGTCTGGCCGCTACCGGCGGCACTAATTGGCAGCAGTATTTACCGCCCAAATTCCAGAAGCGCATTTTTTTTCCCTCTATCTGGACCGATCAGGAAATAGAAGACTGGGGAAAAGGCTGGGTAGAAAAAGTATTAAGTGACTTGTAA
- a CDS encoding efflux RND transporter periplasmic adaptor subunit, giving the protein MAKKNSNRLLYSIGAIALVVIVGLVIAKKQGWIGKPNGVEVTVAKAKQTKIVEKVSASGKVQPEVEVKISPDVSGEITDLYVKEGDSVVKGQLLLRIRADNYKAMVDAQNARVNTERANMAQAKAQLSQLIASSSNIRLTHQRNAELFKQKVISQSEFDQSKAQYEASIQEIESAKQRVRASEFNLQSSQASLDEASKNLQKTTIYAPVSGTISKLNVERGERVVGTSQMAGTEMLRIANLHSMEVRVNVNENDIIRVGLGDSAIVEVDSYANDDTKFRGVVTAIANTAKDATTLEAVTEFEVRIRLLSDSYQNLKKKNTTPFRPGMTASVDIITEQKDNVLSVPLAAVTTRNENENASTTKPVKTEQSNNNQDNTANNANSKPAPVEDLKEVIFVQENGKAKMVEVKTGISDFDNIEITSGLKPGQEVISGPFRAVTTQLKNGTAIIVKDEKSLNKAGGEEKEGNS; this is encoded by the coding sequence ATGGCCAAAAAGAATTCAAACCGATTATTGTATAGTATAGGTGCCATAGCCCTGGTAGTAATAGTAGGGCTAGTTATTGCTAAAAAACAAGGTTGGATTGGGAAACCCAACGGGGTGGAAGTAACTGTTGCCAAAGCTAAACAAACCAAAATTGTAGAAAAGGTGAGCGCTTCAGGCAAAGTACAACCCGAGGTAGAGGTAAAAATCAGTCCGGACGTTTCCGGGGAGATTACCGACTTATACGTGAAAGAAGGCGACTCCGTGGTAAAAGGCCAGTTGCTGCTGCGCATTCGGGCCGATAATTACAAAGCAATGGTGGACGCTCAGAATGCGCGGGTAAATACCGAGCGGGCCAATATGGCGCAGGCCAAAGCGCAGCTATCGCAGTTGATTGCCAGTAGTTCCAATATTCGTTTAACGCACCAGCGAAACGCCGAGCTATTTAAACAAAAAGTAATATCGCAATCGGAGTTTGACCAAAGTAAAGCGCAATACGAAGCCAGCATTCAGGAAATAGAATCGGCGAAGCAACGAGTGCGGGCTTCTGAATTTAACTTGCAAAGCTCCCAGGCCAGCCTGGACGAAGCGAGTAAAAACTTACAAAAAACCACCATTTACGCGCCGGTAAGCGGCACTATTTCTAAACTAAACGTAGAACGCGGCGAACGGGTAGTGGGCACGTCGCAAATGGCCGGTACCGAAATGCTCCGGATTGCCAATTTGCATTCCATGGAAGTGCGGGTGAACGTAAACGAAAACGATATTATCCGGGTAGGTCTCGGCGATTCGGCAATTGTGGAAGTAGATTCGTACGCCAATGACGATACTAAATTCCGGGGAGTAGTAACCGCCATTGCCAATACGGCTAAAGATGCCACCACCCTGGAAGCGGTAACCGAGTTTGAAGTGCGGATTCGTTTACTCAGCGACTCTTACCAAAACCTGAAGAAGAAAAACACTACTCCTTTTCGGCCCGGCATGACCGCATCGGTAGATATCATTACCGAACAAAAAGACAATGTATTGTCGGTTCCCTTAGCCGCCGTTACTACCCGCAACGAAAACGAAAATGCCAGTACTACTAAACCCGTTAAAACGGAACAATCGAATAATAATCAAGATAATACTGCTAACAACGCCAACAGCAAACCCGCTCCGGTAGAAGATTTAAAAGAAGTTATTTTTGTGCAGGAAAACGGCAAGGCTAAAATGGTGGAAGTAAAAACCGGTATCAGCGATTTTGATAATATTGAAATTACCAGCGGCTTAAAACCTGGGCAAGAAGTAATCTCCGGGCCTTTCCGGGCCGTAACCACCCAATTAAAAAATGGTACCGCCATTATTGTAAAAGATGAAAAATCGCTGAATAAAGCCGGCGGGGAAGAAAAAGAAGGTAATTCGTAG
- a CDS encoding TolC family protein — translation MMINLSKKIVVAGAFIIGFIFSQPAMAQTKPKTWTLQECIDQAIKSNLTIQQTQLQADLSRVTLRQAQLNRLPTINGSTAYNLNSGRSIDPTTNSFVSETIKSNNLQVYASVPLFSGGQLINTIKRNNFDNQAAVADVARSRNDIMLNVVTFYIQIIFNNEILKANELLRSSTLAQLDRTQKLFNAGSVPETNVLELKAQLASDDVNIITAKNNIDIAKLNLSQLLNLPNAIFELEVPAIPDPDQDVIIVDANQIFETAQLNLPEVKAADLRVSSALAGIDISRSAYYPQLSFNAGYNTLYSSGRPLFEPTGSLVEQTLGFASNDGLPGEELKIFVPGSRTMKYPYFDQIKDNQSKNIGLSLNVPIFNGFLARNNVSRSKINHQNAVLNTELVRDQLQKSIQQSVADALAAQKKFIAVKNQLAALEQSYKNAEIRFANGVMNATDFNVARNNFTKAQSDLIQAKYDYTFKLKVLDYYQNKPLSF, via the coding sequence ATGATGATAAATCTTTCCAAAAAAATAGTAGTGGCTGGGGCTTTCATAATTGGCTTTATCTTTAGCCAACCAGCCATGGCTCAAACCAAGCCTAAAACTTGGACTTTGCAAGAATGCATTGACCAGGCAATAAAAAGCAATTTAACGATTCAACAGACGCAACTCCAAGCCGATTTATCCCGGGTAACATTGCGGCAAGCGCAATTAAACCGGCTACCAACTATAAACGGCAGTACCGCTTATAATTTAAATTCTGGCCGGTCAATTGACCCTACTACCAACAGCTTCGTCAGCGAAACTATTAAATCCAATAACTTGCAGGTTTATGCCAGTGTGCCGTTGTTCTCTGGCGGTCAGTTAATAAATACTATTAAGCGGAATAATTTTGATAATCAGGCAGCCGTAGCGGATGTGGCCCGCTCCCGGAACGATATTATGTTGAACGTAGTCACGTTTTACATTCAAATTATTTTCAATAACGAAATTTTAAAAGCGAACGAATTATTGCGCAGTAGTACATTGGCGCAATTAGACCGGACCCAAAAGTTATTCAACGCTGGTTCCGTACCGGAAACTAATGTGCTGGAACTTAAAGCGCAATTAGCTTCGGATGATGTAAATATTATTACTGCCAAGAATAATATCGACATTGCTAAGCTTAACTTATCTCAATTATTGAATCTACCTAACGCAATTTTTGAACTAGAGGTACCGGCTATTCCTGACCCCGACCAGGACGTGATAATTGTAGATGCCAATCAAATATTTGAAACCGCCCAATTAAATTTACCGGAAGTAAAAGCGGCTGATCTGCGCGTAAGCAGTGCTCTAGCCGGCATTGATATTTCCAGAAGCGCTTATTACCCGCAACTTTCTTTTAATGCCGGTTACAATACGCTGTATTCCAGTGGCCGGCCTTTATTTGAACCAACTGGTTCGCTGGTAGAGCAAACATTAGGATTTGCCAGTAATGATGGATTACCAGGAGAGGAGTTGAAAATTTTTGTTCCGGGTTCTCGGACTATGAAATACCCATATTTTGACCAAATAAAAGATAACCAAAGTAAGAATATTGGCTTATCCTTAAATGTTCCGATCTTTAACGGTTTTTTGGCCCGGAACAACGTTAGCCGTTCTAAAATAAATCATCAGAATGCGGTACTCAATACGGAACTGGTACGGGACCAGCTACAAAAAAGTATTCAGCAATCGGTAGCGGATGCCTTAGCGGCCCAGAAGAAATTTATCGCCGTTAAAAATCAATTGGCGGCTTTAGAGCAATCTTATAAAAATGCCGAGATTCGGTTTGCCAATGGAGTGATGAATGCCACCGACTTTAATGTGGCCCGCAATAATTTCACCAAAGCTCAATCCGACCTCATTCAGGCAAAATACGATTATACATTCAAGTTAAAAGTTTTAGATTACTATCAAAATAAACCTTTATCCTTCTAG
- a CDS encoding NAD(P)H-dependent glycerol-3-phosphate dehydrogenase: MEKVAVIGGGSWATALVKIISENKTPVKWWFRHEADVKHLQTYCHNARYLSGVTFDLQYVEPATDLAKVIQDAKWVILAVPAAFIESVLQNLPAAIFADKFLVSAIKGMIPVKNCLVTEYLQNNFQVPMSQQCVIAGPCHAEEVALEKQSYLSIGALDVNLAESFCALLRNRYVRASPVEDIYGIEYCAVMKNIIALACGIAHGLNYGDNFQAVMVSNAMLEIEAFLQAIHPGVRNLSGSAYLGDLLVTAYSQFSRNRTFGNMVGRGYSVKSAQVEMNMIAEGYYAVKIIHELNKKLRVNMPITSAAYNILYERISPAVEIAILKEKFH, encoded by the coding sequence TTGGAAAAGGTAGCGGTAATTGGAGGCGGTAGTTGGGCCACTGCCTTAGTAAAAATAATCTCCGAAAATAAAACTCCGGTTAAATGGTGGTTCCGGCACGAGGCTGATGTGAAACATTTGCAAACGTATTGCCACAATGCCCGGTATTTAAGCGGAGTTACTTTTGATTTACAATACGTAGAACCGGCTACTGATTTAGCAAAGGTAATTCAGGATGCAAAATGGGTTATTCTGGCGGTACCTGCTGCCTTTATCGAATCAGTTTTACAAAATTTACCGGCAGCTATTTTCGCGGATAAGTTTCTGGTGTCGGCCATAAAAGGTATGATTCCCGTAAAAAATTGTCTGGTTACCGAATACCTCCAAAATAACTTTCAGGTACCTATGAGTCAGCAATGCGTTATTGCCGGACCCTGCCACGCCGAAGAAGTTGCCCTGGAAAAACAATCGTACTTAAGCATCGGAGCCTTAGACGTAAATCTGGCCGAAAGCTTTTGCGCTTTGCTGCGCAACCGGTACGTACGGGCCTCGCCGGTTGAAGATATTTACGGTATTGAATATTGCGCCGTCATGAAAAACATTATTGCCCTGGCTTGCGGCATTGCCCACGGTCTAAACTACGGCGATAACTTTCAGGCAGTAATGGTTTCCAATGCCATGCTCGAAATAGAAGCTTTTTTGCAAGCTATTCATCCCGGAGTCCGGAATCTGAGCGGCTCGGCATATTTAGGCGATTTACTGGTTACTGCTTATTCGCAATTCAGCCGGAACCGCACGTTCGGCAATATGGTTGGGCGGGGCTATTCCGTTAAATCAGCTCAAGTAGAAATGAATATGATTGCCGAGGGCTATTACGCCGTTAAAATCATTCACGAGTTAAATAAAAAACTGCGGGTAAACATGCCCATTACCTCCGCGGCCTATAATATATTGTACGAGCGCATTTCGCCAGCCGTGGAAATTGCCATTTTAAAAGAAAAATTTCATTAA
- a CDS encoding rhodanese-like domain-containing protein yields MKKIVLLAPLLVAGLFPSCGQNAFDTQLSLLYKKTVSIIRPAQLAAELQQKQNIFLLDTRSPAEYAVSHLPQAQFIDYDTFSIEQVKNISRDAPIVIYCAVGVRSERIGEQLLRAGFKNVKNLYGGIFEWKNEGFIVVNQDNTPTDKVHTYNRYWAIWLKKGIKVYE; encoded by the coding sequence ATGAAGAAAATCGTTTTACTTGCGCCATTGCTAGTAGCCGGATTATTCCCCAGTTGCGGCCAAAATGCTTTTGATACGCAATTAAGTTTATTATATAAAAAAACGGTTTCTATTATCCGGCCCGCTCAATTGGCCGCTGAATTACAGCAAAAGCAAAATATATTTCTGCTGGATACTCGTTCCCCGGCCGAATACGCGGTAAGCCATCTGCCTCAGGCTCAGTTTATAGATTATGATACTTTCTCCATAGAGCAAGTTAAAAACATTAGCCGGGATGCGCCGATTGTGATTTACTGCGCGGTGGGAGTACGAAGCGAACGGATTGGCGAGCAATTATTGCGGGCAGGTTTTAAAAACGTAAAAAACTTATACGGGGGCATTTTTGAATGGAAAAACGAAGGTTTTATCGTAGTCAATCAGGATAATACTCCTACCGATAAGGTGCATACCTACAATCGTTATTGGGCCATCTGGCTTAAAAAAGGCATTAAAGTTTATGAATAA
- a CDS encoding TIGR04282 family arsenosugar biosynthesis glycosyltransferase produces the protein MVNSSSQQGHTFGERLQKAFATFFARGFAKVIIIGNDCAQLRTKDIKQAATLLQQKAAVFGPARDGGVYLLGLDKTLFEQNTGFAQINWQTSSVLAELQAWSNNYETINLATVYSDLDTYQDLQVAYYNKQLPQLLLTLLAAVFSTLQYQSSPFTFSFKNYLTPSFSFRGPPLFS, from the coding sequence GTGGTAAATTCCAGTAGCCAACAAGGCCACACTTTTGGGGAACGATTGCAGAAGGCATTTGCCACCTTTTTTGCCCGTGGTTTTGCTAAAGTAATTATTATCGGGAACGATTGTGCGCAGTTGCGAACCAAAGACATAAAACAAGCTGCTACTTTATTGCAACAAAAGGCCGCCGTTTTTGGTCCGGCCCGCGATGGTGGGGTTTACCTCCTGGGTTTAGATAAAACTTTATTCGAACAAAATACCGGCTTTGCGCAAATTAACTGGCAGACTTCTTCGGTACTGGCGGAATTACAAGCCTGGAGCAACAACTACGAAACCATCAATTTAGCCACGGTTTACTCCGATTTAGACACTTACCAGGATCTTCAAGTGGCTTATTATAACAAGCAGTTGCCCCAATTACTTTTAACTTTATTAGCGGCGGTTTTCTCTACTCTCCAATACCAGAGCAGTCCATTTACTTTTTCCTTTAAAAATTATCTTACTCCTTCCTTTTCATTCCGGGGACCTCCCCTTTTTTCCTAA
- a CDS encoding TIGR04282 family arsenosugar biosynthesis glycosyltransferase: MNKKLLLIFVKNSVQGKVKSRLAASIGEEKALQVYQLLLKRTYEITLTLPVTKAVYYSDYIQEDNWSPPFYENYVQSGQDLGERMRHAFERAFTAGYEQVCIIGSDCYELTEEIIEQAFEKLERNDVVIGPAQDGGYYLLGMKTLHESFFTGKKWSTDSVLPDTLNNIKAAGQTVALLPELTDVDEEKDLVTIRELNFSSE; encoded by the coding sequence ATGAATAAAAAACTACTCTTAATATTTGTTAAAAACAGTGTTCAAGGAAAAGTTAAATCCAGGTTAGCGGCCAGTATTGGGGAGGAAAAAGCTTTACAGGTTTACCAGTTATTACTAAAGCGAACCTACGAAATAACCCTAACCTTGCCAGTAACCAAAGCGGTTTATTATTCCGATTACATCCAGGAAGATAATTGGAGTCCGCCTTTTTATGAAAATTACGTGCAATCCGGGCAGGATTTAGGTGAAAGAATGCGTCATGCTTTTGAGCGAGCTTTTACGGCCGGGTACGAACAAGTTTGTATTATTGGCAGCGACTGTTACGAATTAACCGAAGAAATAATTGAACAAGCCTTCGAGAAATTAGAGCGCAACGATGTGGTAATTGGTCCGGCGCAAGACGGCGGCTATTATTTATTAGGCATGAAAACCTTACACGAGTCTTTTTTTACCGGTAAAAAATGGAGTACTGATTCGGTATTACCCGATACGCTCAACAACATAAAAGCAGCTGGCCAAACGGTCGCCCTTTTACCCGAACTGACCGATGTAGATGAAGAGAAGGACCTGGTAACCATTCGCGAGCTTAATTTTTCCAGCGAGTAG